A single genomic interval of Paracoccus aerodenitrificans harbors:
- a CDS encoding SAM-dependent methyltransferase: MSNSETSPDEGFEREAGQIETGRFAPGRAAMWLLAKLLRRLVQKGRLTIYDPSGEAWHFGPGGEPAVSVRLTDRPLPAQLLANPSLALGEAYMDGTLRIESGSLRDLLSICTSDMDAIEASPGVRLIRWLDAFMARRLHHNPISRSHANVAHHYDISTELYDLFLDADRQYSCAYFPTGNETLDEAQALKKKHIAAKLLLRPGMEVLDIGSGWGGLAMEFAQLHGARVTGLSLSTEQIAAARDRAAQSGLSGRVTFEQRDYREERGQYNRVVSVGMFEHVGRSGFDAFFATLQRVLGPDGVALVHAIGTKAPRGGSDPWIRKYIFPGGYLPTLSETIAAAERSGMWVTDVEVLRLHYAETLRHWSERFAAERETARMLYDERFCRMWEFYLAVCEMAFRNGRLMVFQIQLAKRRDAVPLTRDYIAKVEAGESAWDISTGTEFNRGR, translated from the coding sequence ATGTCCAACAGCGAAACCTCTCCCGACGAAGGCTTCGAACGAGAAGCCGGACAAATTGAAACCGGACGTTTCGCACCGGGGCGAGCGGCCATGTGGTTGCTCGCCAAATTGCTGCGCCGCCTCGTTCAGAAAGGACGCCTCACCATTTACGATCCCTCCGGCGAGGCATGGCATTTCGGCCCCGGCGGCGAACCCGCCGTCTCTGTCCGTTTGACCGACAGGCCGCTGCCCGCGCAACTGCTTGCGAACCCCAGCCTCGCGCTTGGCGAGGCCTATATGGACGGGACGCTGCGCATCGAGTCGGGCAGCCTGCGCGATCTGCTCTCGATTTGTACGTCCGACATGGACGCCATCGAAGCATCGCCCGGCGTGCGGTTGATCCGCTGGTTGGACGCGTTCATGGCACGCAGGCTACATCACAATCCGATCAGCCGATCCCATGCGAACGTCGCGCATCACTATGACATCTCGACTGAGCTCTACGATCTTTTTCTCGATGCGGACCGGCAATACTCTTGCGCCTACTTCCCGACTGGCAACGAAACACTGGACGAGGCCCAAGCGCTCAAGAAAAAGCACATCGCGGCAAAGCTGCTGTTGCGGCCAGGGATGGAGGTTCTCGATATCGGCTCGGGTTGGGGAGGACTGGCGATGGAATTTGCACAGCTACACGGCGCCCGCGTCACCGGCCTCAGCCTGTCGACCGAACAGATCGCCGCCGCCCGCGACAGAGCAGCGCAATCAGGTTTGTCTGGTCGGGTCACGTTCGAGCAGCGCGATTACCGCGAAGAGCGCGGACAATATAACCGCGTCGTGTCGGTGGGCATGTTCGAACATGTTGGCCGCAGCGGGTTCGACGCGTTCTTTGCCACCCTGCAAAGGGTTCTGGGGCCCGATGGGGTCGCTCTTGTCCATGCGATCGGCACAAAAGCGCCCAGAGGAGGCAGCGATCCGTGGATCCGCAAATACATCTTTCCCGGTGGCTATCTGCCGACCCTGTCCGAAACCATCGCGGCAGCGGAGCGGTCGGGGATGTGGGTCACGGATGTCGAGGTCCTGCGGTTGCATTACGCCGAGACGCTGCGACACTGGTCCGAACGCTTCGCCGCCGAGCGCGAAACTGCGCGCATGCTTTACGACGAGCGGTTTTGCCGTATGTGGGAATTCTATCTGGCTGTCTGCGAAATGGCGTTCCGGAACGGGCGGTTGATGGTCTTCCAGATCCAGCTTGCCAAGCGCCGTGATGCGGTTCCGCTGACCCGCGACTATATCGCCAAGGTCGAGGCAGGCGAATCCGCCTGGGATATTTCGACCGGCACAGAATTCAACAGAGGGAGATGA
- a CDS encoding RNA polymerase sigma factor, producing the protein MNHDPNDRLSAADQPDTAAKDADIAVRRALVEGRQHILNFLRRRLGDAEAAEDVLQTFMLRAIDRSEQLRDVRAVRGWLSQILASSIADFGRKVARQRQREMVMAPANLDSFQDGFDDELDEAICNCLYKLLPTLRPDYAEVIWRVDLQEQPREAVAKDLGITLNNLTVRLHRGRQALKTRLEQMCLTCPVHGFLDCDCDAAEKARARFQAMKDDAGAKTTD; encoded by the coding sequence ATGAATCACGACCCGAATGATCGGTTGTCCGCGGCAGATCAGCCCGACACAGCCGCCAAAGATGCGGACATCGCTGTCCGTCGCGCGCTGGTGGAAGGTCGTCAACATATCCTGAATTTCCTGCGTCGGCGCCTGGGTGATGCAGAAGCCGCTGAGGATGTCCTGCAAACGTTCATGCTGCGGGCCATAGACCGCTCCGAGCAACTACGCGATGTACGCGCCGTTCGCGGCTGGCTCAGTCAAATCCTGGCGTCGTCAATCGCGGACTTCGGTCGCAAGGTTGCGCGGCAGCGTCAGAGGGAGATGGTGATGGCCCCGGCCAATTTGGACAGTTTCCAAGACGGGTTCGACGATGAACTCGATGAGGCGATATGTAATTGTCTATACAAGCTATTGCCGACGCTCAGACCGGACTATGCCGAGGTCATCTGGCGCGTCGATCTTCAGGAGCAGCCGCGCGAGGCTGTCGCCAAGGACCTCGGCATCACCTTGAACAACCTTACGGTCCGTCTGCACCGGGGTCGGCAGGCGTTGAAGACAAGGTTGGAACAGATGTGCCTGACCTGCCCGGTTCATGGCTTTCTTGATTGCGATTGCGACGCAGCAGAAAAGGCCCGCGCGCGTTTTCAAGCGATGAAGGACGACGCCGGAGCGAAAACAACGGACTGA
- a CDS encoding type II glyceraldehyde-3-phosphate dehydrogenase, protein MTDMKPIRVAVNGYGVIGKRVADAVVAQEDMDLVGVADVTADWRARMARAKGFALYAADPDRTPAMREAGLDVAGGLDDLLATADIVVDSTPKKVAVRNVETYRERGIRFIVHGGEKHEVTGHSFVAEANYASAIGRDSTRVVSCNTTSIVRTLTALKVAGLLGSARGTLLRRATDPWESHLGGIMNTLVPEPEIPSHQGPDAQSVDPDLDVITMAVKVPQTLAHLHYWSVRMPRKAFKDEVLEAFRASSRIALIRMADGLGALNAVKEMMADLGRPNDSLYEVALWEDMLKVEGDELFYAYMVDNQAIVIPETIDAIRALTEAERDGSASIARTNAALGVGTFAAT, encoded by the coding sequence ATGACTGACATGAAACCTATCAGAGTTGCCGTAAACGGATACGGCGTGATCGGCAAACGTGTGGCAGACGCAGTGGTCGCACAAGAGGACATGGACCTCGTTGGCGTGGCGGATGTCACCGCCGACTGGCGCGCCCGCATGGCGCGCGCGAAGGGATTCGCGCTTTATGCCGCCGACCCGGATCGCACCCCGGCCATGCGAGAGGCCGGCCTTGATGTGGCCGGAGGGCTCGACGACCTGCTTGCTACCGCAGACATCGTGGTGGACAGCACGCCCAAGAAAGTGGCTGTGCGCAATGTGGAAACCTATCGCGAAAGAGGCATCCGGTTCATCGTTCATGGCGGCGAAAAACACGAGGTGACCGGCCATTCCTTTGTTGCCGAAGCAAACTATGCAAGCGCGATTGGGCGCGACAGCACCCGCGTGGTGTCCTGCAACACGACGTCGATCGTCCGCACCCTCACAGCGCTGAAAGTTGCAGGGCTTCTTGGCTCAGCGCGCGGAACGCTCCTGCGGCGCGCCACCGACCCGTGGGAAAGCCATCTGGGCGGTATCATGAACACGCTTGTCCCCGAACCCGAGATTCCCAGCCATCAGGGCCCGGATGCACAAAGCGTCGATCCCGATCTCGACGTGATCACGATGGCGGTCAAGGTGCCGCAGACCCTTGCCCATCTGCACTATTGGTCGGTCAGGATGCCGCGCAAGGCGTTCAAGGACGAGGTACTGGAAGCGTTCCGCGCCTCCTCGCGCATCGCGTTGATCCGGATGGCGGACGGGCTGGGCGCACTCAACGCGGTCAAGGAGATGATGGCCGATCTCGGACGCCCCAACGACAGTCTCTACGAGGTGGCCCTGTGGGAAGACATGCTTAAGGTCGAGGGCGACGAATTGTTCTATGCCTACATGGTTGACAACCAGGCCATCGTAATCCCCGAAACCATCGACGCGATCCGCGCCCTGACGGAAGCCGAGCGCGACGGATCGGCGTCGATTGCGCGTACGAACGCGGCGCTTGGGGTCGGGACATTTGCGGCGACCTGA